In a genomic window of Rhinolophus ferrumequinum isolate MPI-CBG mRhiFer1 chromosome 2, mRhiFer1_v1.p, whole genome shotgun sequence:
- the B3GNT5 gene encoding lactosylceramide 1,3-N-acetyl-beta-D-glucosaminyltransferase: MDIRMFVSGRRVKKRQFVRLFATCFILSLMLFLGPFDNHIVSHMKSYSYRYFINSYDFVNASLSLKRSKNGAPRYQYLINHEEKCQTQDVLLLLFIKTPPENYHRRSAIRRTWGNEKYVRSQLNANIKTLFALGTPSNPLRREALQRKLVLEDQMYNDIIQQDFADSFYNLTLKLLLQFSWANTFCPHAKFLMTADDDIFIHMPNLIGYLQSLEQIGVQDFWIGRVHRGAPPVRDKRSKYYVSYEMYQWPAYPDYTAGAAYVISSDVAAKVYEASQTLNSSLYIDDVFMGLCANKMGIVPQYHVFFSGEGKTPYHPCIYEKMMTSHGHVGDLQDLWEDATDPKVKTISEGFFGQMYCRIIKIVLLCKLTYVDTYPCRAAFV, from the coding sequence ATGGACATCAGAATGTTTGTTAGTGGCAGAAGAGTAAAAAAACGTCAGTTTGTTCGGTTATTTGCCACTTGCTTTATACTCAGCCTCATGCTTTTTTTGGGACCATTTGATAATCACATTGTGAGCCATATGAAGTCCTACTCTTACAGATACTTCATAAATAGCTACGACTTTGTGAATGCGAGCCTGTCTCTGAAGCGTAGCAAGAATGGAGCCCCTCGCTACCAATACTTGATTAACCACGAGGAAAAGTGTCAAACACAGGATGTCCTCCTTTTACTGTTTATAAAGACACCTCCTGAAAACTACCATCGGCGGTCTGCAATTAGGAGAACATGGGGCAATGAGAAGTATGTTCGGTCTCAACTCAATGCCAACATCAAAACTCTGTTTGCCTTAGGAACACCTTCTAATCCACTGAGGAGAGAAGCACTGCAAAGGAAACTGGTTTTGGAAGACCAGATGTACAATGATATAATTCAGCAAGACTTTGCTGATTCTTTCTATAATCTTACTCTGAAATTACTTCTGCAGTTCAGTTGGGCAAATACCTTTTGTCCACATGCCAAGTTCCTTATGACTGCAGATGACGACATATTTATTCACATGCCAAATCTCATTGGATACCTTCAAAGTTTAGAACAAATTGGTGTTCAAGACTTTTGGATTGGTCGTGTTCACCGTGGTGCCCCGCCTGTGAGAGACAAACGCAGCAAATACTACGTTTCCTATGAAATGTACCAGTGGCCCGCTTACCCTGATTATACTGCTGGAGCTGCCTACGTGATCTCCAGTGACGTAGCCGCCAAAGTCTATGAGGCCTCACAGACACTTAACTCTAGTCTTTACATCGATGACGTGTTCATGGGCCTCTGTgccaataaaatggggatagtaccACAATACCATGTGTTTTTCTCTGGGGAAGGTAAAACTCCTTATCATCCCTGCATTTACGAAAAAATGATGACATCTCATGGTCATGTAGGAGATCTTCAGGACCTTTGGGAGGATGCCACAGACCCTAAAGTGAAAACGATTTCCGAAGGTTTTTTTGGCCAGATGTATTGTAGGATAATTAAAATAGTTCTCCTTTGCAAATTGACCTATGTGGACACGTATCCTTGTAGAGCTGCCTTTGTCTAA